A segment of the Mycobacterium intracellulare ATCC 13950 genome:
CGCTGCCGTTGACGGTCAACGGCAAACTGGACACCCGGGCGCTTCCGGCGCCCGAGTACTGCGAGGGCGATCGCTACCGGGCCCCGGCCACGCCCACCGAGGAGATCGTGGCCGGCATCTACGCCCAGGTGCTCGGGCTCGAGCGCGTCGGGGTCGACGACTCCTTCTTCGACCTGGGCGGGGATTCCCTGTCGGCGATGCGCGTCATCGCCGCCATCAACAAATCCCTGGACGCCGGCCTCGCGGTGCGCACGCTGTTCCACGCGCCGTCCGTCAGGAGCTTGAGCCGGGAATTGGGCCAAGATGCCGGCGAGGTGGAAGTCGTGCCCGTCGAGTTCCTCAAGGAGGGCACCGGTATTCCGCTGTTCTGCATCCATCCCGCGAGCGGGCTGAGCTGGCCGTATCACGCCCTCGGAAATTACCTGGACTGCCCGGTCATCGGAATTCAGCAAGCCCCGCAAAACGGCGAGGCCGAACCCGCCTCAATCCGCGACATGGCGAAAAACTATGCCGACCGGATTCAGGGGGTCGATCCGACCGGGCCCTACAACCTTCTCGGCTGGTCTTTCGGAGGCGTCGTCGCCCATGAGATCGCCATCGAGCTTCAGCGACGCGGATGCTCGATCGCACGCCTGATCCTTCTCGACGCCCTCCTGACCGTCCCGAACAGCGACGTCCTGAACAGCGATGTGTTGGTCGAGAAGGCGTTGGAAGAAGTTTTGCGGTTCTGCCGCATCGACATTCCCGATGAGCCGCTCACCTACGAGCTTGCAGAAGAACTACTCCGCGAACGAGGAATCGTCGAATTGGCTCGATACAAGCCGCTCCTCGATTCGATCGTCCGCAACGACGACACGAATCTGGCGTTGGCCCGAGACCATGAACCAGGGGTTTTCAACGGTGACGTGGACGTTTTCGCTGCCGTGGGGGATGACGACGACCAGAGTTCGTCTCCGCTGCAAAGTTGGCGACCTCACATTACTGGCGAAATCCATTGCTACGCGGTCGATTCCAGGCATCAAGAAATGCTGAATACAGAATCGCTCATCCAGTATGGCCAACAACTCAAAGTTCTATTAGAACTCGAAGGTGCGCGCACAGAATGATGGCCGTCAAACCGAGCGCGCCGCGCCCCGTGAAGAGGCGCCTTCCCCCTTTGCTGCGGTCTCGCCCGTTCGTCGCCGTCGTTGTCGCGATCGGCGGCATGCAACTGATGGTGGCGATGGACGGCCCCGTCGCGATCTTCGCGCTGCCCAGGATCCAGAACGAGCTGGGCTTGTCGGATGCCGGGCGGAGCTGGGTGATCACCGCCTACATGCTGACCTTCGGTGGCCTGATGCTGCTGGGTGGCCGCCTGGGTGACACCATCGGCCGCAAGCGCGCTTTCATCGTCGGGGTCGCGTTGTTCACTTTCGCCTCGACCTTGTGCGGCATCGCCTGGGACGGGGGGACCCTGATAGCGGCGCGGCTGTTGCACGGCGCGGCTTCCGCGATCATGGCGCCGACCAATTTGGCGCTGATAGCGACCACGTTCCCGAGGGGATCGGCACGCAACGTCGCAACTGGGGTGTTCGGCGCGATGTCCGGTCTCGGCGGGGTGCTGGGCCTGGTGGTGGGCGGCGCGCTGACCGACGTGTCGTGGCGGCTCGCGTTTTTGGTGAACGTGCCGATCGGGCTGGCGGTGATCTGCCTGGCCGTCATCATGCTGCAGGAAACCCAGAAGGAGCGGATGAAGCTCGACGCCACCGGGGCCGCGCTGGCCACGTTGAGCTGTACCGCCGCGGTGTTCGGCCTGTCGATGGGCCCGGAGCACGGGTGGCAGTCGGCCATCACGATCGGTTCGGGCCTGGTGGCCCTGGCCGCCCTCGTGGCGTTCGTCGTGGCGGAGCGCACCGCCGAGAACCCCATCGTGCCGTTCGGCCTGTTCTTCGACCGCAACCGGCTGGCCGCGTTCGCGGCCATGTTCCTCGGCGGTGGCGTGCTGTTCAGCCTGACCGTGCTGGTCGGCATGTATGTGCAGACCGTCATGGGCTACAGCCCGCTGCGCGCTGGTGTCGCCTTCATCCCGTTCGGCATCGGGGTGGCCATCGGGGTCGGCGCGGCGTCGAAGCTGGTGATGTGGTTCCCGCCGCGGGTGGTGGTGCTCGCCAGCAGCGGCCTGATTCTGATCGCAACGCTGTACGGCGCGACACTCAACGCCGGGATCCCGTACTTCCCGAACCTGCTTGTGCCGCTCAGCATCGGCGCCCTTGGTATCGGCGCGATCTTCGTCCCGCTCACGCTGTCGGTGATCGCCAGCGTCGGCTCCGACCGGATCGGGCCCACCTCGGCGATTGCCGTGATGCTGCAGACCTTGGGCGGACCGCTGGTGCTGGTCATCATCCAGGCCGCCATCACATCGCACACCCTGCGGCTGGGCGGCACCCTGGGTCCGGTGAAGTCCATGAACGCCGCGCAACTG
Coding sequences within it:
- a CDS encoding MFS transporter, whose protein sequence is MAVKPSAPRPVKRRLPPLLRSRPFVAVVVAIGGMQLMVAMDGPVAIFALPRIQNELGLSDAGRSWVITAYMLTFGGLMLLGGRLGDTIGRKRAFIVGVALFTFASTLCGIAWDGGTLIAARLLHGAASAIMAPTNLALIATTFPRGSARNVATGVFGAMSGLGGVLGLVVGGALTDVSWRLAFLVNVPIGLAVICLAVIMLQETQKERMKLDATGAALATLSCTAAVFGLSMGPEHGWQSAITIGSGLVALAALVAFVVAERTAENPIVPFGLFFDRNRLAAFAAMFLGGGVLFSLTVLVGMYVQTVMGYSPLRAGVAFIPFGIGVAIGVGAASKLVMWFPPRVVVLASSGLILIATLYGATLNAGIPYFPNLLVPLSIGALGIGAIFVPLTLSVIASVGSDRIGPTSAIAVMLQTLGGPLVLVIIQAAITSHTLRLGGTLGPVKSMNAAQLHALDRGYTYGLLWLAGVVVLLGAVALLIGYTAAQVARAQEVRKAVDAGEI